CTCCCTAACCAACCTCTCTCTGAAGGAAGACGAAACTAAACATTACAGTGTAGTTCTTGTATGCAAAAATGGAGGCACAATGAGTGAGGCCCTTTATATGTATTCCTAAAGACTAAAACAAAAACTATTTCAACCTGATTACGGGTACAACAGGCTACTTGTATCCTGCGTAGATTTAGTTGTATCTACAAAATGAGTGCTCATAGGAAGCACATAAATGGAAAAGATGACTTGGTGAAGTCTTCAGCGCATTTGTCTTCTGATATTTTCCTCCTAGGAGTTGGAGAAGCACTTACAAACAAAGAAGGCTGTAGAAAACGAGTGGAATGAAAGCATTGTCTAGTTGTGCTGTGTAAGCCTCCAACAAACCACTCACAGTCACAGCTACAAGAATAGAGATCCAATGCTGCAAAATTCGGTAACAAAACGTACGCAGACGTGAATAATAATCCAGATACCGTAACATATGCATCACTGACTATTTTGGGGAGAAAAGAAGACTATTAAAACATGCACATGCAAACCATCAAGAACTTGATAAATGAATGTCATGCAGGCAAACACCAATAGCACAAACTGTTTTTCGGAGAATGGCTGTGTTCGATATAAGAAAACATACATCTGACTTAAATAACTTGCACTAACTATAGTTCTCACATTGGTGACTTCACATTTATTCAACAACCTCTGATTCGTAATTTCTTTATCTAAGCACCAATTCAGCTATCCAAGTAATAGATTCCATGAGCAAAATGGTCCTATGTTTTCCCAGTCAAAATAGAGATGCATACCTCGGTAACAATATATCCAGTAGATGCTAGAAGTGGAAGTAAAACAGAGCAAGCAGCTAGGACAGATGTTATACCGGCTGCAGTCCCTTCAATGGTTTTCTCTACCAACAGTTGCAGAGAAATAAGCAAAATAATGGGAAAACCTTGTGCGGTATAATTACATCAACACAGTTACTTACTTCCAGTTTTGCTCCACCTGAGTACCCCGTACTTGTGCCCAACAACTGATGCCTGGAAAACGAGTAAAACCATTACAAGGGAGTAGGTTATGTGTGTAATTCATGTTCCATTCATCAAGTGTAAGCAGACTCACCATTGTATCTCCAATGCCAAGACTTAAAATTCCAGAAAAAGGGGATAGTGGTCGATCATTGTTCCCAGAAGACAGCCATATAGGAACAGCACAACCCAACAAGAGCGAAAAGTGGCTGAAGACAGCATACAACAAGAAATTTTGAAGTTCCTAATATCATGCTGATGTGTAAAAAAGCTTTAATCGATCAGAAAAAGCCATGCCATACCTGACAATCAGAAGATCTGAGTCACGATGATCGGTGAAAGCACTCATGAATTTATGTATACATTCTCCCAATGGCCATATTCTCCATACCTTGTACAATTTTTAtggtcaagcaaaacaaaataagaatGTAAGAAAGTATAGGCTTCAAATTAATCGTTCTCTCTCAACATTAATACCAAACATTAGAATACAATGTTTCAATCTTGCTTCCCCGGCTACTACTCTTATAAAACTGGATCTGAACATTTTCATATTAcaactaaatttataaataaggATTAGAATGGGGACTTTGACAACTTACTCGAACAATTTCTAATGACAAAAAGACTGCCAAAGCTGCACCAAATGCTAGATCAAGAAATTTTGGCtggaaaagaaacacacaataAGCATATGCACAACACAAGGAAGAAGCTGAAACTGTACCAAGATGACTGTTTATCGTTAGTCAAGACTCACCTGGAAGATAAGAGCAGGCACAAACATTGAGACGGCCATCAAATGGTAGTATTTCCGGAGTAGAATTCTCTCAATCTTACTGTTCTTTGAAATGTTGTAAAACCTCAGAACAGACACACATATCACGCAAACCCAGTAGGCACACAATGATAATCTCTTGAATGGTtctgaaaatataaatgaAAGTACCCTGCCAAAATAGATTTTTGACTCTGATCAAGATTGGACATCAGGTATGATATAGCTTATAAACTTTGGTAAGCAAAATCAAGCTATTATTCCATTATTGTTAATACTTTGCATCAAAAGGAGTATGCTCGGGTGTCTCACATAATTAGGAATTTAACTTGTGCATATTCATTTGGCTGTGGCTTATTTCCATAACAACAACTagaaattatttatataactTGATTGGTAGGAAAGGCTATTCAAGGTCATCACTTGACAATTCCGTTacgttacactttaatgaaatATAAATTATCCATTAAGCAACATAACAGTGTAGCACCCACAAAGGAACCGAAGGCAAGTTCTGCAATAGAGTTACCCAATTGCACTACCCATCAACACTGCAATTTTGTCAACacatcattgaattaaaaagtATTTGAGAACAGAATATGTTACCATGAGAATGGATGCATATGAAAATCCTGAACAAACTGCATCCATGCTGGACTGATCACAATCATGATAAACccgagagaagaaaagaatataACTGATCTCCAAATCTCATTGTTTGTCCTCACTTTAGATTGGGCCGTAGTGAAAGAGCATTCCCAGATCCAGAGAAGAAGTTTAAAGACCAtcggaaaaagaagaagaccgAGCAAGAAACCCTACATAGAATACAACCTTCGTAATCCAGCCAGAATACTAGCAATCAGTTTCATCTCTTAAAAGAAAACATACCTGTATGATTACATTTATCTCACTTGTATTATTTCCATATTGTACCACATCTGATTTAATCAACACGCCAGAGACCTGTTTCAGCGATCTTGCCGATATAAGATGCAAGTATAAAGCCAGTGTTTCTACGGAAAAATAAAGCGctatcaaaaccagaaaaacAACCACCTTTGAAATAGTATATGCCAACATGTCACCAAAATAGAGAACAAGACCTGAAGCCACTAGACATGCTTCCCCtgcaaaaaaagagagaagtcATCAATAAGAAATGATCAAGACATGTGTTTCTTAAACCAAGTTATACAGAAGAAttgatttaaaataaaaggcCAGAAAACAAGATAAAATGACACGCCAACACACTGACATAGACAAATATATCTGATGACTTGCACAAGCTAAGGATAAAGCAATTTAACTTCAGGTACTCATACTCAATCAAGACATTTACTGAACAAAAGAACATAATTATCTGCCTCGACATATCAACTAAACTAATCATGAATTCTTCGTTGATCAGTTGAAGCTAAACCAGTTGTAGTACAGTATCACTGAAAGAAGCTAAGCCAAACATTTCGATTTAGCAGTTACATCTTTTACTTCCTTATTCTATTTTCTATTAAACTCCTTTCTGTAGCTGCTGCACAAGTTCTTATATACGTGGGAGCTAtaaatgttttgattgtattttctatgtttttcaagctattaaaagaaaattaattgCATAAAAGAGAGGAGAGGTGGAAAAGGAATAAGGGACACAGCACGTACCAATGGAAGCACAAGATGGAAAAGTTCTGAAAACATGTTGAATTAACTTTACAACTGCCAATCCATGACAGAGCATCCACAACAATTTCAGTGCAGCCTCCGAGCCTGAGAACAATTAGAAAGGGCAGTTAATTCTACAACAATCAATTGACTCAATCGAAAGCAGAAGATACTTTACAAGTTTGTAACTCAATTAAGAAGTAACGCAGAAAACTTACTAGTAAGAGATGATGAACCAAGAGTTGCACAACAAACTGCTGTGTGCAATACTATGCAACTTAAGCTAAAAGTTGTATGCCAAACACTGCGTAAATAAGGGGGAGGCCAGTTCACAGGTGCACACCATATTGTTATGCAGAGGAAAATAAGTACGCTCAAGGAGCTGGCAGAAATGGCCCAGTATTGCATCGACAAAGATTCAAGCTCTGTGCAGtaaatatagaaaaaaaatcaccaaaacaattagaGATGTGAAGCACAAAACCTCCTGAAACAGCTTATAAAGAATGAGAAATAAGttcaacaattaacaaatAACTGTTACCGAAATTCACAACAAAGATTAAAGAGAAAAGGAGGATCATGTTCTTAAAATTAGAGAAGAAACACTTCACTATAAGAAGATTGGAAGCAACCTAATAAAAGGAATCTACCTAAATGAATTTCCTAGAACTAAAGTGACTGGAGAAAGGAGTCACAACTCATAGTTTAGCTCTTAGTCAAAAGTGTCATCTGCTTCTCGTCATCTAAGAGAAGAACTCTTTACTAGGAAACTTATATCAACTACCGCATAGGCAATAAGATTTCCACAGAATGTGATAGCTACATGTTCTTTACATCTTAAGACAGCAGCAAAGAGAAAAACAATTAAATACAGAAGATCTAAACCGAGGTCCAAAAGCCTCCATGAAGTTCGGCCTAAATAAAACCCTCTATCTGAGACGTAATGCTCTCCCTAAATTTAGCATCCCTCGAGTTTCCATTTAACAAGTTTGTAATTTCGACTGAGAAAACTAACTCAATGAAGCTTACATTTGTCAATATCAAGAGTCTTACAGCAAATTTCTCCGATTTCTAAATTTTGTTTTCCTCAATAATTCAGCTCAGGTATGAAACAGTGTCAGCTCAGATGATACATAACACTGTAATCAACGATCAAAGCTCGAGCATTTACCTTGACATGGAACTTGATCGAGTGCGAAAGCTCGAGAGAGCTGTATCATCTTGGAGATCATAACAGTCGGCAACGTCACGGCGCCCAATAATATACCAGAAGAAGCACCGGGCCTGAAAACATTGAGATTTTCACGACGATACCCTAGAAATTCAAAATTCGACGAAAATGGACTGAAAATTGAGAGGGTGAGAGGAGGAGACCTGGTCTGGAAATGGGAGAGGAGAGacgcggaggaggaggaggaggagtcgGCGAGGACGTCGAGAACGAGAGCGGAGATAGCGAGGAGGGAGAGAGCGACGCCGTGAGGGAGGAGAGAGAGCGGTAGCGAGAA
This genomic interval from Argentina anserina chromosome 1, drPotAnse1.1, whole genome shotgun sequence contains the following:
- the LOC126790916 gene encoding dolichol kinase EVAN: MPASLLNGERAVVALFVGRVVFSLPLSLLPHGVALSLLAISALVLDVLADSSSSSSASLLSHFQTRPGASSGILLGAVTLPTVMISKMIQLSRAFALDQVPCQELESLSMQYWAISASSLSVLIFLCITIWCAPVNWPPPYLRSVWHTTFSLSCIVLHTAVCCATLGSSSLTSSEAALKLLWMLCHGLAVVKLIQHVFRTFPSCASIGEACLVASGLVLYFGDMLAYTISKVSGVLIKSDVVQYGNNTSEINVIIQGFLLGLLLFPMVFKLLLWIWECSFTTAQSKVRTNNEIWRSVIFFSSLGFIMIVISPAWMQFVQDFHMHPFSWVLSFIFSEPFKRLSLCAYWVCVICVSVLRFYNISKNSKIERILLRKYYHLMAVSMFVPALIFQPKFLDLAFGAALAVFLSLEIVRVWRIWPLGECIHKFMSAFTDHRDSDLLIVSHFSLLLGCAVPIWLSSGNNDRPLSPFSGILSLGIGDTMASVVGHKYGVLRWSKTGKKTIEGTAAGITSVLAACSVLLPLLASTGYIVTEHWISILVAVTVSGLLEAYTAQLDNAFIPLVFYSLLCL